Proteins from one Streptomyces sp. NBC_00289 genomic window:
- a CDS encoding MerR family transcriptional regulator, with protein sequence MRIGELAARAGTTTRTLRYYESRGLLPARRGGNGYRTYDEDDLKLLRQIRTLQDFGFDLEETRPFVECLRAGHPEGDACPASLAVYRRKLDELDALIGELHAVRAKVGEQLVRAERARDELAAEALAPGGPEPGCELGGRKQ encoded by the coding sequence ATGCGAATCGGCGAGCTGGCCGCACGGGCCGGGACCACGACGCGGACGCTGCGGTACTACGAGTCCCGGGGGCTGCTGCCCGCACGGCGGGGCGGCAACGGGTACCGGACGTACGACGAGGACGACCTGAAGCTGCTGCGGCAGATCAGGACGCTGCAGGACTTCGGGTTCGACCTGGAGGAGACGCGGCCGTTCGTGGAGTGTCTGCGGGCGGGGCATCCCGAGGGCGACGCGTGTCCCGCCTCACTCGCGGTCTACCGGCGCAAGCTCGACGAGCTGGACGCGCTGATCGGGGAACTGCACGCGGTGCGGGCGAAGGTCGGCGAGCAGCTGGTGCGGGCCGAGCGGGCGCGGGACGAGCTGGCCGCCGAGGCGCTGGCTCCGGGAGGTCCGGAGCCCGGGTGTGAACTGGGAGGGCGGAAACAGTGA
- a CDS encoding cation:dicarboxylate symporter family transporter: protein MTSAADTASAAPRAKRDRTHYLYIAVIVAVAIGITVGLVAPDFAVELKPLGTGFVNLIKMMISPIIFCTIVLGIGSVRKAAKVGAVGGIALLYFTIMSLVALGIGLVVGNILEPGTGLAVTDAIKDVGHAQVDAEAKDTTEFLLGIIPMTIVSAFTEGEVLQTLLVALLAGFALQAMGPAGQPVLRGVEHIQRLVFRILAMVMWAAPIGAFGAMAAVVGSAGVDALKSLAVLMLGFYATCFLFVFIVLGTLLRLIAGLNILTLFRYLGREFLLILSTSSSESALPRLIAKMEHLGVSKPVVGITVPTGYSFNLDGTMIYMTMASLFIADAMGTPMSVGEQIPLLLFLFVASKGAAGVTGAGMATLAGGLQSHKPALVDGIGLIVGIDRFMSEARALTNFAGNAVATVLIGTWTKEIDRERVDQVLAGQIPFDEKTLLDDGQDAPVEVPEQGGEKELARA, encoded by the coding sequence GTGACCAGCGCAGCCGATACGGCATCCGCCGCACCCCGCGCCAAGCGGGACCGCACCCACTATCTCTACATCGCGGTGATCGTCGCGGTGGCCATCGGCATCACCGTCGGTCTGGTCGCCCCGGACTTCGCGGTGGAGCTGAAGCCCCTGGGCACGGGCTTCGTCAACCTGATCAAGATGATGATCTCGCCGATCATCTTCTGCACGATCGTGCTGGGCATCGGCTCGGTACGCAAGGCCGCCAAGGTCGGCGCGGTCGGCGGTATCGCGCTGCTGTACTTCACGATCATGTCGCTGGTCGCGCTGGGCATCGGCCTGGTGGTCGGCAACATCCTGGAGCCGGGCACCGGCCTCGCGGTGACCGACGCGATCAAGGACGTCGGCCACGCGCAGGTCGACGCCGAGGCCAAGGACACCACCGAGTTCCTGCTGGGCATCATCCCGATGACGATCGTCTCCGCCTTCACCGAGGGCGAGGTGCTGCAGACCCTGCTCGTCGCCCTGCTCGCCGGCTTCGCGCTGCAGGCCATGGGCCCGGCCGGACAGCCGGTTCTGCGCGGTGTCGAGCACATCCAGCGGCTCGTCTTCCGCATCCTCGCCATGGTGATGTGGGCCGCTCCGATTGGCGCCTTCGGCGCGATGGCCGCCGTCGTCGGCTCCGCGGGCGTCGACGCCCTCAAGAGCCTCGCCGTGCTGATGCTCGGCTTCTACGCCACCTGCTTCCTCTTCGTCTTCATCGTGCTCGGCACGCTGCTGCGCCTGATCGCGGGCCTGAACATCCTCACCCTGTTCCGGTACCTGGGCCGTGAGTTCCTGCTGATCCTGTCGACCTCCTCCTCCGAGTCCGCGCTGCCGCGGCTCATCGCGAAGATGGAGCACCTGGGCGTCAGCAAGCCGGTGGTCGGCATCACGGTCCCGACGGGCTACTCCTTCAACCTCGACGGCACCATGATCTACATGACCATGGCGTCCCTGTTCATCGCCGACGCCATGGGTACGCCGATGTCGGTCGGTGAGCAGATCCCGCTGCTGCTCTTCCTGTTCGTCGCCTCCAAGGGCGCCGCCGGTGTCACCGGTGCGGGTATGGCCACGCTGGCCGGCGGCCTTCAGTCGCACAAGCCCGCCCTGGTCGACGGCATCGGCCTGATTGTCGGCATCGACCGCTTCATGAGCGAGGCCCGCGCCCTGACGAACTTCGCGGGCAACGCCGTCGCCACCGTCCTGATCGGGACCTGGACGAAGGAGATCGACCGCGAGCGCGTCGACCAGGTGCTCGCCGGACAGATCCCCTTCGACGAGAAGACGCTCCTGGACGACGGTCAGGACGCCCCCGTCGAGGTGCCCGAGCAGGGCGGCGAGAAGGAACTCGCCCGAGCCTGA
- a CDS encoding ATP-binding protein, translated as MRLPVPRPRSLAGQLFAMQAVLIAVLVAGYALFTYVSDRSQAEDAAGRQAVAVARSVADAPSVRAAIGTPDPTAALQPYALRVQRDTEVDFVTIMNPQGIRWTHPEADQIGRHFRGNIDRALRGDTFTETFTGTLGPSVRAVTPIEDDHEQIIGLVSAGIKVEAISKRVQGQVTALLGVAAGALALGAIGTYVINARLRRHTHGMNAAELSHMHDYHQAALHAVREGLLMLDAQYRVALVNDGGRELLGVSDDVVGTSVADLGLPAPLTGALLASEPRVDEVHLTADRVLVVNTSPVSGGERRGTVVTLRDVTELQSLMGELDSERGFTQALRSQAHEAANRLHTVVSLIELGRAEEAVDFATAELELAQTLTDQVVAAVGEPVLAALLLGKTAQANERGVELVVSQESSLDDGLLPASLPARDLVTILGNLIDNAVDAAQGSGRARVTVTAYADASSLVLRVSDTGAGVDPAHTETVFQRGFSTKPAGPGGRGLGLALVRQTVNRHAGTLSVTSAEEGGARFEVRLGLGGDAESAGAAGTADGRTTLVTAEPAVTPGAADGAAVGGHASGGDV; from the coding sequence ATGCGCCTCCCCGTCCCGAGACCCCGCAGCCTGGCCGGCCAGCTCTTCGCCATGCAGGCCGTGCTGATAGCGGTCCTCGTCGCCGGGTACGCGCTGTTCACCTACGTCAGCGACCGCAGCCAGGCCGAGGACGCGGCGGGCCGCCAGGCGGTGGCGGTGGCCCGGTCGGTCGCGGACGCCCCCTCCGTACGGGCGGCGATCGGCACCCCCGATCCCACGGCCGCCCTCCAGCCGTACGCGCTGCGGGTCCAGCGGGACACCGAGGTCGACTTCGTCACGATCATGAACCCGCAGGGCATCCGCTGGACCCACCCGGAGGCCGACCAGATCGGCCGGCACTTCCGCGGCAACATCGACCGGGCGCTGCGCGGCGACACCTTCACCGAGACGTTCACCGGCACCCTCGGCCCGTCGGTCCGGGCGGTCACCCCCATCGAGGACGACCACGAACAGATCATCGGCCTGGTCAGCGCCGGCATCAAGGTCGAGGCGATCAGCAAGCGGGTACAGGGCCAGGTGACGGCGCTGCTCGGCGTCGCGGCCGGCGCCCTCGCGCTGGGCGCGATCGGCACGTACGTGATCAACGCCCGGCTGCGCCGCCACACGCACGGCATGAACGCGGCCGAGCTCAGCCACATGCACGACTACCACCAGGCCGCGCTGCACGCCGTACGCGAGGGACTGCTGATGCTGGACGCGCAGTACCGTGTGGCGCTGGTCAACGACGGTGGACGGGAGTTGCTGGGGGTGAGCGACGACGTGGTGGGCACGTCCGTCGCGGACCTCGGGCTGCCGGCTCCGCTGACGGGCGCGCTGCTGGCGTCCGAGCCGAGGGTGGACGAGGTGCATCTGACGGCGGACCGCGTGCTGGTGGTGAACACCTCACCGGTGTCCGGCGGAGAGCGCCGCGGCACGGTCGTCACCCTGCGCGATGTGACCGAACTCCAGTCACTGATGGGTGAGTTGGACTCCGAGCGCGGGTTCACCCAGGCGCTCCGCTCACAGGCTCACGAGGCGGCGAACCGCCTGCACACGGTTGTCTCCCTGATCGAGCTGGGCCGCGCGGAGGAGGCGGTGGACTTCGCGACCGCCGAACTCGAACTGGCCCAGACCCTGACCGACCAGGTGGTCGCGGCGGTGGGCGAGCCGGTGCTCGCGGCCCTGCTGCTCGGCAAGACCGCCCAGGCCAACGAGCGGGGCGTGGAGCTGGTGGTGTCGCAGGAGAGCAGCCTGGACGACGGCCTGCTCCCGGCCTCGCTGCCCGCCCGGGACCTGGTCACGATCCTCGGCAACCTGATCGACAACGCGGTGGACGCGGCGCAGGGCAGCGGGCGGGCGCGGGTGACGGTGACCGCGTACGCGGACGCCTCCTCGCTGGTGCTGCGGGTGTCGGACACGGGCGCGGGCGTCGACCCGGCCCACACCGAGACGGTCTTCCAGCGGGGCTTCTCGACGAAACCGGCGGGACCGGGCGGCCGGGGCCTGGGCCTCGCGCTGGTCCGCCAGACGGTGAACCGCCATGCCGGAACCCTGTCGGTCACGTCGGCCGAAGAGGGCGGCGCGCGGTTCGAGGTCCGGTTGGGACTGGGCGGGGACGCGGAGTCGGCGGGGGCTGCCGGGACGGCCGACGGCCGCACCACCCTCGTGACCGCGGAACCCGCCGTGACGCCCGGCGCGGCCGACGGCGCCGCCGTGGGCGGTCATGCCTCTGGAGGCGACGTATGA